Part of the Lutra lutra chromosome 4, mLutLut1.2, whole genome shotgun sequence genome is shown below.
GCAGGGGATCGCTTTTAGAGGCTTCACACTGGTCACTTTGCGGATGTCCGAGGAGCTGTGGGAGACGTGGAGGAAGGATTCGGTCGACTGCTCCAGCAGCCTCCTGCCCACGTGGGAGCCGCCCTCCTGCGGGCTGCCGCGGCCCTGCGTGGGGTACACCTTCAGGGACTCGGCGAAGGAGTGCCGGTGCAGGTCGGTGGAGTCTGGCCGGTGGGGCGGCCAGTTCCGGGAGCTGTGCTTGTGCCCCGAGCCCGAGCTGGAGCCTTCGGAGCTGTTGATGATGTTTTTCAGGATCTCGAGCTTCAGGTTCTCCCTCTGCACGCCGCTCTCGGTCTTGGCGTGGCTGCCGAACACCCGGAGCGTGGGGCTGCCCAGGGCGCGCTTGGCGGCCGGGCACACCGGGGGCTTGGCCAGCACGGCCGGCTTCACGGGCTCCTGCTTGGCGTTGATGACCTCCTGACTCTTCACATACTTGGCCTTGTCCGCTTCCAGCCTCTCCACGGCGCTAAGTCTTTTGGGGTTGGGCTCGGCCTGCCTGCGAAAGTAGTCCGGCCCTTTGTTGAGGATGCGCAGGGGGACCGCCGAGGTGAAGGTGCCCGCGGGGCTGACCGGCTTCACCATGCTACCTGTCTGTAGGGTCTCCGTGGGCATGGTGGGTGGTCTCTCCCCGGCAGCCGTGTTGGATTCTGGTCTGGGCGCCTCCGGATACGCTGAATAGACACATGTACACGAAGCACAAAGGGCAGCGGACGGAGCCTGGAATCTGGgtgtcagcagcagcagcagaggcgCCTCATCTCACAGCTCATTAACTGCCACCGGGCCCCTGATTCACTTTCCCCCTTTCCGAAAGGCCACAAGCCACAAGTTCCTTTAATCTGCTTAGctgcctcctttcttctccccgaAGGATGTGGGAGTCTCCTCCAGGTCTTTGTGCTCAACTGCAGGCAGAGCTGAAACACACAACAACCAACCGCGGGTTAGGATGGGCGAGTGACATCACGGCTGTAGCAACAGAGAAACCCCGCGGCGCCCCCGCCTCCGCCGGCCTCCCGGCTCTGGGCCGCTTCTGGGCGGCGATCCCGGGGTTCCGGAGCGAGGACCGCCCGCGCCCGGCGTCCCAGCCTGCGCCCTGGCGCCCGCAGTCGGACGCGGGTgctgggggacagagaggggccGAGCTTTCCCACGCGTGGGCTCTTGTGGCCGCCTCCCCGTTGGTGAGATCCGCCCCCTAATCACGCCTGGCTGGCATTCCTTGTATCAAACCCAGGAAATCCTGGCTGAATGTGGAAATGCGGGTTTGGCAGAGCCGCGTTCCCAGTTCACTGAACGCCCCTGGGTTCCTAGGAATCCGGCATCTGCTTCAGTCTCTGGCAGCGGTGAATTAGAATACGTCTCTTTCTCAACGAAGCAAAACTTCTGATTTCTTACTACCCAATCTCTCGATAACATCTAAAACGAGCACTTCTTTAATtcttcaaaaactgaaaatactggggcgcctgagtggctcagtgggttagagcctctgccttccgctcaggtcatgatcccagggtcctgggatcgagccccgcatcgggctttctgcttagtggggaacctgcttcctcctctccctcctgcctgcctctctgactacttgtgatctctatcaaattaaaaaaacaaaacaaaacaaaaaaaacctgaaaatactgGCAAGAAAAGGGATTGGcagcaaagatgaaaaaaaaatttaaaaagcatgtttCGGTTATCTTACTTTTGCCAactaatatatttgaaaacattttctcctgAAAACGGAGACAAATGTATGACCTCCTGTTAACTAcaagcttattttttaattaaacaagaaaactagaaaaacctCTAGATTAACCTTGTAACTAGATAATTTGATTATAAGTGCTCCATGATTTTTCACACTTAATGAGCAGAAAACAAAAGTGTCTCTGTGGTGTGTAGGTCCCTCAATCCCCTAGGGAACTCAGAACACAATCTTAAAGAGGTCAGTCACACCTAAATATGTTAGGTTAGAGAAAACTGGCATAATAGTTAACTATTCATGTACTTATTATTTATGGCTTTCTGAACAATTTGaccaccctctcccccaaccaAAACCACTATAAGGAAACATTTATCAGTACTCCCAACAGAAATCTACAGGCCGTCTTTCTACTTAGTACACAATGTATGTAGCGGTTTTCTAAGAACAACTCCGCTCTCTGCCTGTTCCTGCTGGCAGAGAACATTTTTGAATGCATCAGCATCCCAAACTGGGTACAGACTTTTTCGGCGTCTTTGGCTATAATTAGGAATATTAAGGATCATGTATTCAACTAACATCAAAAAACTAACTTGCAAAATAAATAGAGTGGTATTACTATAAAATCATCTGCTCTcatggtaaaaaaataaagtgtctaTTAAGAACGAgcgtggaggtgggggaagggaagcctGATTGTTCTCccttaccatctttttttttttttttaagatttttatttatttatctgacagacagagatcacaagtaggcagagaggcaggcagagagagagagaggaggaagcaggctccctgcttgagcagagagccagatgtggggctcgatcccaggactctgagatcatgacctgagccgaaggcagaggatttaacccactgagccacccaggcgcccctcccttaccatcttttaaaaacttaatctcCAAATACACTCACTGCCATGTTTTGTAAAGAGATAATTTCGATAATCTGCAAAAGGATTtgttctaataaaaatattttccgaTGCGAGACTTGAGAAGCCCCAAGGCAATTCCTACATAATGACTTCCTTTAATTGTGCAGTTCTGTTATGATACTTCAATTTAGTTGAAAGAgccacctcctcccccttctcatgaagattaaatgagatggctTCTTTGAACAAATTCtgaatgaaggggcgcctgggtggctcagtgggttaagcctctgccttcggctcaggtcatgatctcagattccagggatcgagccccacattaggct
Proteins encoded:
- the FAM110B gene encoding protein FAM110B, whose protein sequence is MPTETLQTGSMVKPVSPAGTFTSAVPLRILNKGPDYFRRQAEPNPKRLSAVERLEADKAKYVKSQEVINAKQEPVKPAVLAKPPVCPAAKRALGSPTLRVFGSHAKTESGVQRENLKLEILKNIINSSEGSSSGSGHKHSSRNWPPHRPDSTDLHRHSFAESLKVYPTQGRGSPQEGGSHVGRRLLEQSTESFLHVSHSSSDIRKVTSVKPLKAIPCSSSAPPLPPKPKVAAMATVKSPEAEPVEPACSVSRRPSLQRSKSDLSDRYFRVDADVERFFNYCGLDPEELENLGMENFARANSDIISLNFRSASMISSDCEQSQDSNSDLRNDDSANDRVPYGISAIERNARIIKWLYSIKQARESQKVSHV